Proteins co-encoded in one Streptomyces sp. JH34 genomic window:
- a CDS encoding ribose-phosphate diphosphokinase, which translates to MTGIKTTGEKKLMLFSGRAHPELAEEVAHQLGVGLVPTKAFDFANGEIYVRFQESARGADCFLIQSHTAPINKWIMEQLIMLDALKRASARSVTVIVPFYGYARQDKKHRGREPISARLVADLMKTAGADRVLTVDLHTDQIQGFFDGPVDHLFALPILADYVGAKVDRSKLTIVSPDAGRVRVADRWCDRLDAPLAIVHKRRDKDVPNQVSVHEVVGNVEGRVCVLVDDMIDTGGTICAAADALFAHGAEDVIVTATHGVLSGPAADRLKNSKVSEFVFTDTLPTPGELEIDKITVLSIAPTIARAVREVFEDGSVTSLFEEQG; encoded by the coding sequence GTGACCGGGATCAAGACGACCGGCGAGAAGAAACTGATGCTCTTCTCCGGCCGCGCCCACCCCGAGCTGGCCGAGGAGGTCGCACACCAGTTGGGTGTCGGTCTCGTGCCGACGAAGGCCTTCGATTTCGCCAACGGTGAGATCTACGTCCGCTTCCAGGAGTCCGCCCGTGGCGCCGACTGCTTCCTGATCCAGAGCCACACGGCTCCGATCAACAAGTGGATCATGGAGCAGCTGATCATGCTGGACGCGCTGAAGCGTGCGTCGGCGCGGTCGGTGACGGTGATCGTCCCGTTCTACGGCTATGCCCGTCAGGACAAGAAGCACCGTGGTCGTGAGCCGATCTCGGCCCGTCTGGTGGCGGACCTGATGAAGACGGCGGGTGCGGACCGTGTCCTCACCGTCGATCTGCACACGGACCAGATCCAGGGCTTCTTCGACGGCCCGGTGGACCACCTGTTCGCGCTGCCGATCCTGGCGGACTACGTGGGTGCGAAGGTGGACCGGTCGAAGCTGACGATCGTGTCTCCGGACGCCGGCCGTGTGCGGGTCGCGGACCGCTGGTGCGACCGTCTGGACGCGCCGCTGGCGATCGTCCACAAGCGGCGTGACAAGGACGTGCCGAACCAGGTGAGCGTCCACGAGGTCGTCGGTAACGTCGAGGGCCGGGTGTGTGTGCTGGTCGACGACATGATCGACACGGGTGGCACGATCTGCGCCGCCGCGGACGCCCTGTTCGCGCACGGTGCCGAGGACGTCATAGTGACGGCGACGCACGGGGTGCTATCCGGCCCGGCCGCGGACCGGCTGAAGAACTCGAAGGTGAGCGAGTTCGTGTTCACGGACACGCTGCCGACGCCGGGTGAGCTGGAGATCGACAAGATCACGGTGCTCTCGATCGCTCCGACGATCGCGCGTGCGGTGCGTGAGGTGTTCGAGGACGGTTCGGTGACGAGCCTCTTCGAGGAGCAGGGCTGA
- the glmU gene encoding bifunctional UDP-N-acetylglucosamine diphosphorylase/glucosamine-1-phosphate N-acetyltransferase GlmU, producing the protein MSATSPAAVVVLAAGEGTRMKSKTPKVLHEISGRSLVGHVVAASRELDPQHLVVVVGHAGEQVTAHLAAGETSVRTAFQAEQNGTGHAVRMGLEELGGTVEGTVVVVCGDTPLLSGETLSALAATHAADANAVTVLTAEVPDSTGYGRIVRDAATGAVTGIVEHKDATDAQRAIREINSGVFAFDGRLLSDALGKVRTDNSQGEEYLTDVLSILREAGHRVGASVAGDHREILGINNRLQLAEARRLLNERLLERAMLAGVTVVDPASTLIDVTVTYERDAIVHPGTQLLGSTHLAEDAEVGPNSRLKDTVVHAGARVDNTVSDGAEVGPGATVGPFAYLRPGTRMGAKSKAGTYVEMKNATIGEGTKVPHLSYVGDATIGDHTNIGAASVFVNYDGVAKHHTTIGSHCRTGSDNMFVAPVTVGDGVYTAAGSVITKDVPSGSLAVARGQQRNIEGWVARKRPGSAAAQAAQAATSGSDGES; encoded by the coding sequence GTGAGCGCCACAAGCCCGGCAGCCGTCGTCGTCCTCGCAGCGGGTGAGGGCACCCGCATGAAGTCGAAGACACCCAAGGTCCTGCACGAGATCTCCGGGCGTTCGCTCGTCGGACATGTCGTCGCCGCCTCCCGCGAGCTCGACCCCCAGCACCTCGTCGTGGTCGTCGGCCACGCCGGCGAGCAGGTCACCGCGCACCTGGCCGCCGGGGAGACCTCGGTGCGCACCGCCTTCCAGGCCGAGCAGAACGGCACCGGCCACGCGGTCCGGATGGGCCTGGAGGAGCTCGGCGGCACCGTCGAGGGCACCGTCGTCGTCGTGTGCGGCGACACCCCGCTGCTCTCCGGCGAGACCCTCTCCGCGCTCGCCGCGACCCACGCCGCCGACGCGAACGCCGTCACCGTGCTGACCGCCGAGGTGCCGGACTCGACCGGCTACGGCCGGATCGTCCGCGACGCGGCCACCGGGGCGGTCACCGGGATCGTCGAGCACAAGGACGCCACCGACGCGCAGCGCGCGATCCGGGAGATCAACTCCGGTGTCTTCGCCTTCGACGGCCGCCTGCTGAGCGACGCGCTCGGCAAGGTGCGCACGGACAACAGCCAGGGCGAGGAGTACCTCACGGACGTGCTGTCGATCCTGCGTGAGGCCGGGCACCGCGTGGGGGCGTCGGTGGCCGGCGACCACCGCGAGATCCTCGGCATCAACAACCGGCTCCAGCTGGCCGAGGCCAGGCGGCTGCTCAACGAGCGCCTCCTGGAGCGCGCGATGCTGGCGGGCGTGACCGTCGTGGACCCGGCGTCCACGCTGATCGACGTGACGGTGACGTACGAACGCGACGCGATCGTGCACCCGGGTACGCAGCTGCTGGGGTCGACGCACCTCGCGGAGGACGCCGAGGTGGGCCCGAACTCGCGGCTGAAGGACACCGTCGTCCACGCGGGCGCGCGGGTGGACAACACGGTCTCGGACGGCGCCGAGGTGGGCCCGGGGGCGACGGTCGGCCCGTTCGCCTATCTGCGGCCCGGTACGCGCATGGGCGCGAAGTCCAAGGCGGGTACGTACGTCGAGATGAAGAACGCGACGATCGGCGAGGGCACGAAGGTGCCGCACCTGAGTTATGTCGGGGACGCGACCATCGGCGACCACACCAACATCGGTGCCGCGAGCGTGTTCGTGAACTACGACGGGGTGGCCAAGCACCACACGACGATCGGGTCCCACTGCCGGACCGGGTCGGACAATATGTTTGTGGCGCCTGTCACGGTCGGGGACGGCGTCTACACCGCCGCGGGTTCGGTCATCACCAAGGACGTGCCGTCCGGTTCACTGGCCGTGGCCCGGGGCCAGCAGCGGAATATCGAGGGCTGGGTCGCACGGAAGCGCCCCGGGAGCGCGGCGGCTCAGGCAGCTCAGGCGGCCACGTCGGGGTCCGACGGCGAAAGCTGA
- a CDS encoding histidine kinase has translation MTATGADREAAGPTTRGHWWWERRRSVALDVGLALVSALECALEGVEFAGDTGLPVPLAVLFGLFAGSVLVLRRRWPIAVVLVSIATTPAEMGFLMGIVGLYTLAASEVPRRITVVLTGMTLVGTFIVSYVRLRQSVDADVDFGPGVWYVPVVSLFMSLGLTAPSVLFGLYIGARRRLMESLRERADSLERELSLLADRAEERAEWARTEERTRIAREMHDVVAHRVSLMVVHAAALQAVAPKDPVKAVRNAALVGDMGRQALTELREMLGVLRSGDASVVPQAGRVPLASVGRVAAVAAVVVEDGPRLCEVDALVAQSREAGMTVELSVEGELRPYAPEVEQTAYRVVQEALTNVHKHAAGAKTWVRLAHRGAEVAMQVENGPTDGVTADAGLPSGGNGLVGMRERVLGLGGVFVSGPTDAGGFRVSAVLPDAGEA, from the coding sequence ATGACCGCAACGGGGGCAGACCGGGAAGCGGCGGGTCCGACCACCCGCGGCCACTGGTGGTGGGAGCGGCGGCGCAGTGTCGCCCTGGACGTGGGGCTGGCGCTGGTTTCGGCGCTGGAGTGTGCGCTGGAGGGGGTGGAGTTCGCCGGGGACACCGGGCTGCCGGTGCCGCTGGCGGTTCTCTTCGGGCTGTTCGCGGGGTCCGTGCTGGTGCTGCGCAGGCGCTGGCCGATCGCGGTGGTGCTGGTGTCGATAGCGACGACGCCGGCCGAGATGGGCTTCCTGATGGGGATCGTAGGGCTGTACACCCTGGCGGCCTCGGAGGTGCCGCGCAGGATCACGGTGGTCCTGACGGGGATGACGCTCGTCGGCACGTTCATCGTGTCGTACGTGCGGCTGCGGCAGAGCGTGGACGCCGATGTGGATTTCGGGCCGGGTGTCTGGTATGTCCCGGTGGTGTCGCTGTTCATGTCGCTGGGGCTGACGGCGCCCTCGGTGCTGTTCGGTCTGTACATCGGGGCGCGGCGCAGGCTGATGGAGAGCCTGAGGGAGCGTGCGGACTCGCTGGAGCGGGAGCTGTCGCTGCTGGCGGACCGGGCGGAGGAGCGGGCGGAGTGGGCGCGTACGGAGGAGCGGACGCGGATCGCCCGGGAGATGCATGACGTGGTGGCGCACCGGGTGAGTCTGATGGTGGTGCACGCGGCGGCGTTGCAGGCGGTGGCTCCGAAGGATCCGGTGAAGGCGGTGCGTAACGCGGCGTTGGTCGGGGACATGGGGCGGCAGGCGTTGACGGAGTTGCGGGAGATGCTCGGGGTGTTGCGGAGCGGGGACGCGTCGGTGGTTCCGCAGGCGGGGCGGGTGCCGTTGGCTTCGGTGGGGCGGGTGGCCGCTGTGGCCGCCGTGGTGGTGGAGGACGGTCCGCGGCTGTGCGAGGTGGATGCGCTGGTGGCGCAGTCGCGTGAGGCGGGGATGACGGTGGAGCTGTCGGTGGAGGGGGAGCTGCGTCCGTATGCGCCGGAGGTGGAGCAGACGGCGTACCGGGTGGTGCAGGAGGCGTTGACGAACGTGCACAAGCATGCGGCGGGTGCGAAGACGTGGGTGCGGCTCGCGCATCGGGGTGCCGAGGTGGCGATGCAGGTGGAGAACGGTCCTACGGACGGTGTGACGGCGGATGCGGGGCTGCCGAGCGGGGGCAACGGTCTGGTGGGGATGCGGGAGCGGGTGCTGGGGCTCGGGGGTGTGTTCGTGTCGGGGCCGACGGACGCGGGGGGTTTCCGGGTGTCGGCGGTGCTGCCGGACGCCGGGGAGGCGTGA
- a CDS encoding SUKH-3 domain-containing protein, with translation MHDRTDVPGQQSRTSTTRFPAAVEAALRDAGWQPGRWDIRQAEEWADALRSHASPAGHQHAVFPAAVEAWAEFGGLRITSTAPGRQIATATLRVDPLSGLHLARTLGDLGRALETEVAPLGEEGDGQAVLAIDSEGRVYSIDHTGDWYLGSDIDRALETLMTGVQPARLTSG, from the coding sequence ATGCACGACCGGACCGACGTACCCGGCCAGCAGAGCCGCACCTCCACCACCCGATTCCCCGCCGCCGTCGAAGCCGCACTCCGCGACGCCGGATGGCAACCCGGCCGCTGGGACATCCGCCAGGCCGAGGAATGGGCGGACGCCCTGCGCTCCCACGCCTCCCCCGCCGGACACCAGCACGCCGTCTTCCCCGCGGCCGTCGAAGCCTGGGCCGAATTCGGCGGCCTCCGCATCACCTCCACCGCGCCCGGCCGGCAGATCGCCACCGCCACCCTGCGCGTCGACCCGCTCAGCGGACTCCACCTGGCACGCACCCTCGGCGACCTCGGACGCGCACTCGAGACCGAGGTCGCACCCCTCGGCGAAGAGGGCGACGGACAGGCGGTCCTCGCCATCGACAGCGAAGGCCGCGTCTACTCCATCGACCACACCGGCGACTGGTACCTCGGCTCCGACATCGACCGCGCCCTGGAAACCCTCATGACCGGCGTCCAGCCCGCACGCCTCACCTCCGGCTGA
- a CDS encoding YwqJ-related putative deaminase, which produces MHSAQTVTSGDPRLSWSTTEPNRAPHLQHRRDGILPAVAAALSVRGETLTCTAGKGDQPPVLHPLVQDFLDTLTSNQRERFTGRCPEAILLSRQLTAADDSRSKRAQRKPLTNGEARRALKHARLTARRIREDGDPLHGSYAPPCRSCTVMLAHFGVRPVDLTTSAATTAEKG; this is translated from the coding sequence ATGCACTCAGCACAAACAGTCACATCCGGAGACCCGCGTCTCAGTTGGAGCACCACCGAGCCCAACCGCGCACCCCACCTCCAGCACCGCCGCGACGGCATCCTGCCCGCGGTGGCCGCAGCCCTGTCCGTACGCGGGGAGACACTCACCTGCACCGCGGGCAAGGGCGACCAGCCACCCGTCCTCCACCCACTCGTACAGGACTTCCTCGACACCCTCACCAGCAACCAGCGCGAACGCTTCACCGGACGCTGCCCCGAAGCCATACTCCTGTCACGCCAGCTCACCGCCGCCGACGACAGCCGATCCAAACGGGCCCAGCGCAAACCCCTCACCAACGGAGAAGCCCGCCGCGCACTCAAACACGCGCGCCTCACCGCCCGCCGCATCCGCGAGGACGGCGACCCCCTCCACGGCAGCTACGCACCCCCCTGCCGCTCCTGCACGGTGATGCTCGCCCACTTCGGCGTACGCCCCGTCGACCTCACCACGAGTGCGGCGACCACCGCCGAGAAGGGCTGA
- a CDS encoding SMI1/KNR4 family protein, with protein sequence MTTGRLGQQSAPPNAAYAGQVVHFPDPVRASRHPRGVRVDGNGHPVLSPYARAAAEIADPPPGFGIDELRLTDYVSANAALAASGHELWDTIPAVATPHGWTWHHVAGGRRMELVPVEVKALLRHHGGLATTAVDQDRRGTRPLQETRPAHFRLPKAAVAVGEQQILGVEEDLGYRLPGAYRSFLKAAGGSAPVGAALDAELGLLVDQPFFTVREEAAMNDLVYVNKCLRDHFTKDFLGVGFVQGGIVAVKVRGEGLGSVWFCAYDDARDQDGWGVQERVDRLLLPCGEDFDAFLQRLAGNPPELETVANLMVDGGFARAVPVEG encoded by the coding sequence ATGACGACAGGTCGGCTCGGGCAGCAATCCGCGCCACCGAATGCGGCCTATGCCGGGCAGGTCGTGCATTTCCCGGATCCTGTCCGGGCGTCCCGCCACCCGAGAGGTGTGCGCGTGGACGGGAACGGCCATCCGGTGCTTTCGCCGTACGCGCGCGCGGCCGCGGAGATCGCGGATCCTCCTCCGGGTTTCGGTATCGACGAGTTGCGGCTGACGGACTACGTGTCGGCGAACGCGGCGCTGGCGGCGAGTGGTCATGAGCTGTGGGACACGATCCCCGCGGTGGCGACCCCGCACGGCTGGACGTGGCATCACGTGGCGGGTGGCCGGCGGATGGAGCTGGTGCCCGTCGAGGTGAAGGCGCTGCTGCGTCATCACGGTGGGCTGGCGACGACCGCGGTGGATCAGGACCGCCGGGGCACGCGGCCGCTGCAGGAGACCCGGCCGGCTCATTTCCGGTTGCCGAAGGCTGCGGTGGCGGTGGGTGAGCAGCAGATCCTGGGGGTCGAGGAGGATCTGGGGTATCGGCTTCCGGGTGCGTACCGGTCGTTCCTGAAGGCTGCCGGTGGTTCGGCTCCGGTGGGTGCTGCGCTGGACGCGGAGCTGGGTCTGCTGGTGGACCAGCCGTTCTTCACGGTGCGTGAGGAAGCGGCGATGAATGACCTGGTGTACGTCAACAAGTGTCTGCGGGACCATTTCACGAAGGACTTCCTGGGCGTGGGTTTCGTCCAGGGCGGCATCGTCGCGGTGAAGGTGCGCGGCGAGGGTCTGGGGTCGGTGTGGTTCTGTGCGTACGACGACGCGCGGGACCAGGACGGCTGGGGTGTGCAGGAGCGGGTGGACCGGCTGCTGCTGCCGTGCGGTGAGGACTTCGACGCGTTCCTCCAGCGTCTCGCGGGTAATCCGCCGGAGCTGGAGACGGTGGCGAACCTGATGGTGGACGGTGGCTTCGCGCGTGCCGTCCCGGTGGAGGGGTGA
- a CDS encoding SUKH-4 family immunity protein produces MSAVVTFAQAQERADEWVNGDVPAYQHREVRVREFELGFVVWAEDRAEGPVSDGGRQRLVIARDSGEATLWPGLPVGEVIRRYEEDYGASGDVQPAPEAPQRIDLNQTSFLLTPPEWLQEAADKLGIPDRRAGADAEGPSAPGPVADSGPASSAPSVPAPARDGSGALWPAAGEQVEHEPTANDGVPAGATPWAGTDTNGGSDDGAVPLPATVFAPPLSGSDDDGAPPPVVPAEAPTALMSGGSQLPPTAVVPGLDPQAPPPGSAVPAPPGVPAPPGSPVPGAPGAGARDIADAATSKATVQPRGARGTGSTTPPPPGAPGTPGVRPGATPPPSGPGAPGAPAGGYVPTQLVSQLGPPGAQPSGAPQPPAPPGPPGPPGATPPPGGGMHHAATMFADASIGGPNAPRPPGPPGPPAPPGPPGAPGAAGVAPPPPGSTPPPGPPAPPGPPGPPGPPGPPGPPPGATPPPGGGVHHAATMLAGPGQVGPGAPQPPGPPGAPGGQGPHTPPPPGAYGYPQRPAGQPTVGPGYQAVLRFRAADGSEQQLIRRSAPGTPHPEWQMLHELRAMGVPPQQVIELHTELESCELPGGYCARMIRETWPQVRITSVAPYGTDHASRQQGMQHLLTHQGELHQVADGPARPAPVRAPLPQMPPAGAVPPEALAEELHGAFGPGVLRFDQRAVSRQGVPEVVARTLMWAGLPADFGPFFWAQPGHPVVPTLAELAAQRQVQPASDAGSYLVMGSDFGRAICVQYGTANIVAVPVEAGPGGQPVPPQFVNTGLPEFVRSMALLGRMWRLRFGLNPEQAGRWTVDFQAQLVAIDPAALASPDGWWSVLLEQMWDGLL; encoded by the coding sequence GTGAGCGCGGTGGTGACGTTCGCGCAGGCGCAGGAGCGGGCGGATGAGTGGGTCAACGGTGACGTGCCCGCGTATCAGCACCGTGAGGTCCGGGTCCGTGAGTTCGAGCTGGGTTTCGTGGTGTGGGCCGAGGACCGTGCGGAGGGCCCTGTTTCGGACGGGGGCCGTCAGCGGCTGGTGATCGCCCGGGACAGTGGTGAGGCCACGTTGTGGCCCGGGCTGCCGGTGGGTGAGGTGATACGGCGTTACGAGGAGGATTACGGGGCGTCGGGGGATGTGCAGCCGGCTCCGGAGGCGCCGCAGCGTATCGATCTGAATCAGACGTCGTTCCTGTTGACTCCGCCGGAGTGGCTGCAGGAGGCGGCGGACAAGCTGGGCATTCCGGACCGGCGTGCGGGGGCGGACGCGGAGGGGCCTTCCGCTCCGGGGCCTGTCGCTGATTCCGGTCCCGCGTCTTCCGCTCCGTCCGTTCCCGCGCCCGCGCGGGACGGTTCGGGTGCGCTGTGGCCGGCTGCGGGTGAGCAGGTGGAGCACGAGCCGACGGCGAACGACGGGGTGCCGGCCGGGGCTACGCCGTGGGCGGGTACGGACACGAACGGGGGTTCGGACGACGGTGCGGTGCCGCTGCCCGCCACGGTGTTCGCGCCGCCGCTGTCCGGGTCGGACGACGACGGCGCCCCGCCGCCGGTGGTCCCGGCGGAGGCGCCCACGGCACTGATGTCGGGTGGCAGTCAGCTGCCGCCGACGGCGGTCGTTCCCGGGCTGGATCCGCAGGCGCCGCCGCCGGGGTCCGCGGTTCCCGCTCCTCCCGGCGTCCCGGCTCCTCCCGGTTCCCCGGTTCCCGGCGCCCCTGGTGCCGGTGCGAGGGACATCGCGGACGCGGCGACGAGCAAGGCGACGGTGCAGCCGCGTGGTGCGCGGGGGACGGGTTCGACGACCCCGCCGCCGCCCGGTGCGCCTGGTACTCCCGGGGTGCGTCCCGGGGCGACTCCGCCGCCTTCGGGGCCGGGTGCGCCCGGCGCGCCGGCGGGTGGTTACGTGCCGACGCAGCTCGTCTCGCAGCTCGGTCCTCCGGGCGCGCAGCCCTCGGGTGCGCCGCAGCCGCCCGCGCCTCCTGGTCCTCCCGGGCCGCCCGGTGCGACGCCGCCTCCGGGGGGCGGGATGCATCATGCCGCGACGATGTTCGCGGACGCGAGTATCGGCGGGCCGAACGCACCGCGTCCGCCGGGGCCGCCCGGTCCGCCTGCTCCTCCCGGGCCTCCCGGTGCTCCGGGTGCCGCGGGTGTGGCGCCGCCGCCTCCGGGGTCCACGCCTCCTCCGGGGCCGCCTGCTCCGCCCGGACCTCCCGGGCCTCCTGGACCTCCTGGGCCTCCTGGGCCTCCTCCGGGTGCGACGCCGCCTCCGGGTGGCGGGGTGCACCATGCCGCGACGATGCTGGCGGGTCCGGGCCAGGTCGGTCCGGGGGCGCCGCAGCCTCCCGGTCCTCCCGGGGCGCCGGGGGGGCAGGGTCCGCACACTCCGCCGCCTCCGGGCGCGTACGGCTATCCGCAGCGGCCGGCGGGGCAGCCGACGGTCGGTCCGGGGTATCAGGCCGTGCTGCGTTTCCGCGCGGCCGACGGCAGTGAGCAGCAGCTGATCCGGCGTTCGGCGCCGGGTACTCCGCATCCGGAGTGGCAGATGCTGCATGAGCTGCGGGCGATGGGTGTGCCGCCGCAGCAGGTCATCGAGCTGCACACGGAACTGGAGTCGTGTGAGCTGCCCGGTGGTTACTGTGCGCGGATGATCAGGGAGACCTGGCCGCAGGTCCGGATCACGAGTGTGGCGCCGTACGGTACGGATCATGCGAGCCGGCAGCAGGGGATGCAGCATCTGCTGACGCATCAGGGTGAGTTGCACCAGGTGGCGGACGGTCCGGCGCGGCCTGCCCCGGTGCGGGCTCCGTTGCCGCAGATGCCGCCTGCCGGTGCGGTGCCTCCGGAGGCGCTGGCGGAGGAGCTGCACGGGGCGTTCGGTCCGGGTGTGCTGCGTTTCGATCAGCGTGCGGTGTCCCGGCAGGGTGTGCCGGAGGTGGTGGCGCGGACGCTGATGTGGGCGGGGCTGCCCGCCGATTTCGGGCCGTTCTTCTGGGCGCAGCCGGGTCATCCGGTGGTGCCGACGCTGGCGGAGCTGGCGGCGCAGCGGCAGGTGCAGCCGGCGTCGGACGCGGGTTCGTACCTGGTGATGGGTTCGGACTTCGGCCGGGCGATCTGTGTGCAGTACGGGACGGCGAACATCGTGGCCGTTCCGGTGGAGGCGGGCCCGGGTGGTCAGCCGGTGCCGCCGCAGTTCGTGAACACGGGGCTGCCGGAGTTCGTGCGGTCGATGGCGTTGCTGGGCCGGATGTGGCGGCTGCGGTTCGGGCTGAATCCGGAGCAGGCGGGCCGTTGGACGGTCGATTTCCAGGCGCAGCTGGTGGCGATCGATCCGGCGGCGCTGGCGTCTCCGGATGGCTGGTGGTCGGTGCTGCTGGAGCAGATGTGGGACGGGCTGCTGTGA
- a CDS encoding cellulose-binding protein — protein sequence MSGGPVSAYGFVGVRGRGYRPEQVDRVVASLSAERDGALERIARLTGLAEELAAESARLGEVVASLPPQTYQSLGERAQQILALAEAEAEAARSAALEDAQELGDAADVAGREVREAARELAGAVRDAADVRAEEALAAARDAAAASVEDARREAGEVRGVADAEMAETRRRTASVLAHQEQEHAERGKAADAEIAAADAAMVERERELTDRGEALLARARRELADAEEAARHGQEDAEARAAELVSGARTAEERVVRETERVLREHEEGREEVQAHMAHVRSSLAALTGRVTTGPAE from the coding sequence ATGAGTGGTGGACCGGTGTCCGCGTACGGGTTCGTGGGTGTGCGGGGGCGTGGTTACCGCCCTGAGCAGGTGGACCGGGTGGTGGCCTCGCTGTCGGCGGAGCGGGACGGGGCCCTGGAGCGGATCGCGCGGCTGACCGGGCTGGCGGAGGAGCTGGCGGCGGAGTCGGCGCGGCTGGGTGAGGTGGTGGCTTCGCTGCCGCCGCAGACGTATCAGTCGCTGGGTGAGCGGGCGCAGCAGATCCTGGCTCTGGCGGAGGCCGAGGCGGAGGCGGCGCGGAGTGCGGCGCTGGAGGACGCGCAGGAGCTGGGTGACGCGGCGGACGTGGCGGGCCGGGAGGTCCGTGAGGCGGCGCGTGAGTTGGCGGGGGCCGTGCGGGACGCGGCGGACGTCCGGGCGGAGGAGGCGCTGGCGGCGGCCCGGGACGCGGCCGCGGCGTCGGTGGAGGACGCGCGCCGGGAGGCGGGTGAGGTGCGTGGTGTCGCGGATGCGGAGATGGCGGAGACGCGTCGCCGTACGGCGAGTGTGCTGGCGCATCAGGAGCAGGAGCATGCCGAGCGTGGCAAGGCGGCTGATGCGGAGATCGCCGCGGCGGACGCGGCGATGGTGGAGCGTGAGAGGGAACTGACGGACCGCGGGGAGGCGTTGCTCGCGCGGGCGCGGCGCGAGCTCGCCGATGCGGAGGAGGCGGCCCGGCACGGTCAGGAGGACGCGGAGGCGCGTGCGGCGGAGCTGGTGTCGGGGGCCAGGACGGCGGAGGAGCGCGTGGTGCGGGAGACGGAGCGGGTCCTGCGGGAGCACGAGGAGGGCCGCGAGGAGGTGCAGGCGCACATGGCGCACGTGCGCAGTTCGCTGGCGGCGCTGACGGGACGGGTGACCACGGGCCCGGCGGAGTAG
- a CDS encoding STAS domain-containing protein, which translates to MNPLTTTVQHTETGPLLRIAGELDYGSAPELRRLVTSLALEPGQRLVLDLAHLSFCDSSGITAFIVARNHATAHQADITLLAVPGPVLRVLRVTGLDQVFSLAPGPDTRTDRAADG; encoded by the coding sequence ATGAACCCACTGACGACGACCGTCCAGCACACAGAGACCGGACCCCTGCTGCGCATCGCGGGAGAACTCGACTACGGCTCCGCCCCCGAACTCCGCCGCCTCGTGACGAGCCTCGCCCTCGAACCCGGCCAACGACTCGTACTCGACCTCGCACACCTCAGCTTCTGCGACTCCAGCGGCATCACCGCCTTCATCGTCGCCCGCAACCACGCCACCGCGCACCAGGCCGACATCACGCTGCTCGCCGTACCCGGACCCGTCCTGCGCGTACTCCGCGTCACCGGGCTCGACCAGGTGTTCTCCCTCGCACCCGGCCCGGACACCCGGACCGACCGGGCCGCCGACGGCTGA